CGACGGCACCAGCGGCTTGCCGGTGAAATAGCACTTGTGGCTGGCCTCGGTGATCACGCCGGCGCCGCCCTTGCCCAGGTCGATGTTGCCGGAGGCATCGATGGTGCAATCACCGCACTTGATGGTGGCATTGCCCTTGACCTCGATGTTCACGTCAGCCTCGCCGGCGATTTCGACATTGCCGTCCTTCTTCACCGTGACCACGGTCTTGCCGGCGGTGACGACGAAGGATTCCTCCTTGTCGATCGCGATATGCGTAGCGCCCGCCAAGGGCGAATGCACGCGCCATTCGTTCTCGTCGAACAGCGGCGGCGTGGCGTTTTCCGAGTACAGCCGACCGATCACCACCGCGCGGTTCGGGTCGCCACCGACGTAGCTCAGCAGCACCAGATCACCCACTGCCGGGCAGCTCGCCATGCCGATGTGCGGCGTGGCGATCGGCACCTTGCGCAGCTCCAGATCGGCCTCGCGCAGCTTCACATTGCACTCGTAGTGATGGGCATCACCGGCATCGGTATGCGGGAACACGCTGGTCACCACGCCCAGGTCACCCAGGCGCAGGTTGCGTAGCTCGTCGCGCACCACGGCGCGGATGACGGCGATCGGATCGCTCACGGCTCTTCCTGATTTGAGTTGCCTGCCCGCCAGGTGGCGTACAGGCGTATCGGTGCGGGCCCGGCATCGGCCGGCCCGCGATTCATGCGTTTACTGCGGTGCTTCCGGCTCGGCCTTGTAGCGCTTGGCGCGCTTGAGGCTTTGCGTTTCGGTATCCAGGTGCAGCAGGCGGTTCAGCGTGGCCTTGTCGAGCTTGCCGCTGAGCTCCAGGCCGTTGATCTTCTGGAAGGCCTTGAGACGTTCGGCGAACTTGTCGGAGAACACCTTGCGATCGAGGCCGCTCGGCACCGGATAGCCCAGGCCATCGAGGATGGTGTTGGCTTCAGCGATGTCGGCACCGGCCTTGTCGCCGGCAAACTGCAGCTCGAACACCGTTTCCTGGTTGTTGGCATCGCCCCATTTGCCGATGGTGCGTTGCGGCAGCTTAGCATTGGTGGCCAGCCAGACACGGCGCGAGCCGAGCGAGGTGAGCACCGCTTCGCTCGGGGTGGCGCCCTTGCCGAAATTCTGCAGCTTGAAGGTGTTGCCGAGGCCCCATTGCAGCAGGCGCAGCTTGCCGGTGGTTTCGATCAGCACGTGGTCGGTGGTTGCCGCGGCCAGGTCGTCCTCGCTGGTCTTCAGGTCGATGGACAGCAGCTTGTAGAGCTCGCGGCCGATCACTTCCAGGTCCTCGGGCTCGGGCACCTTGTCGGCGATAGCGACGATCTTGTCGATCACGCTGCCCACGTCCGGGATCGGCGCACTGGCGCTCGGCTCCTGGCCGATGGCGAGTTCCAGCGCATTGACGAATTCCTTGCTGGTGGCCTTCTTGATGAACTCGGCCGACACCTCGACCAGCGCCTTGGCGGCATCACCCTGGATCAGCAGGTCGGTGGCATCGAGCGAGAAGCGCTGCAGATAGCCCAGCGCGGTGACCAGCACATCCACCGTCTTGCTGACGCCGCCGGCGATCACGTCGTCCTTGAACTCGCGCACGCGCACGATGCGCACCCAGCGCGGCGCCTTGCTCGGGGCCTTGCTCGATTCGAGCGAGGTGCGCACCGCTTCGAGCAGCAGCGCCAGCGCGCGGAACGGGTTGTCGGCGCGATCGCCGGGAACCGGGACGGGTGCCGGCGTTTGCGGGGCGGGCGTGGCGGGTACGGGTGTATCGGGCATGATCGAGCTCCTCAGGACGTAACGGCAGCCGCTTGGGCGGCGGAAGGGTCGGCTTTCAGTTCAAGGACGGCCTGGCCGAGCGCATTCAGCGACTCGATCAATCCGGTCCATTGCTCGGGCGCCGTCAACGCGACGACGCCCTCGGCAATTTCCACGCTCTGGTCCAGCACGTCGGACACCTGGCGCAACGGTACGGCGACAACGCTGGCGGCCTGCGCCGCGTCGTCGATGTTGAGCGGATCGCCCTGCGGCAGCGCCAGGCTCTGCACCCACACGGCGATACGCTCGCTCATGCCGGCCATGCCCTCGGTCAACGGCGGCACGAGGCCCAGCAGCGCGACCAGCGCGTCGGCATCGATCACCATCCGGTGCAGCGGCACCGCGCCATCGCGCAGCTGGTCGAGCAGGCCCTTGGCCCGGTCGACCACTTCGTTCAACTGCTTGGTCGCACCCAGATCGCGGGCGATGTTGGGAATCTCCCTGGCCGTGTCGGTCTGCAGCAGCGCGGCGAGCGCATCGACCAGCGCGGCAAGGTCGCGCACGATGTCGGCCGGCGTGCTCATCGGCGCTCTCCACGGACGATGCGATCCAGTTCAGGCGGCAGCTCCAGGTTGCCGATGTCGGCGACGAGCTTGCCAGCCTTGTCCGCCACGTTCTTGAGGGCGGAAAGGAAGTCGAGGCCGCCGGCGAACGCCCGCATCAGCGAGCCGGCACGGCTCCAGTCGAAGTTCTTCAGTTGCTCGATCAGGTTGGCGCCTTCGGCGAGGTACTTGTTCAGCATCTGCCCCAGGCTGCCGGCCTTGCCGAGTGCATCGAACAGCCCCGATGCCTTGGCGGGATCGAGCGCACCCACCGCGCCGATCATGTCGCCAAGCTGGCTGGTGTCGAGCTGGTCGAGGCTATTGCCGATGGCGGCCCCCAGCGCGTCGGCATCCAGGTTGTGGATCAGCGCCGGGTTGTCGGTCAGCGCCTGTGCCAGCGACGCCGGATCCTGCAGCACCGCGGCGGCACCGACTGCACCGTCGCTCCAGGCGGCGGCATCACCAGCGATGTCGCGATTGACCGGCGCGAGCGCGGCACTGGTGGATTGCGGCGGCTCGACATGCTCGCGCAGGCGCAGGCTGAAGCGGTAGCGATCCGGGTAACCAGCCACCTGCCGTACCCGGAAGTCCTCGATCACCACATCGGTCAGATCACTGCCGACCACGATATCCGCGGCGAATGCCTGCGGCTGCGCCTTGGCATGCGCCACCCGCAGCGTTTCCAGCGCGCTCATCACCTCGTCGCCGAACAGCAGCCCGTCGATGACCACGGTGACCGGCTCACGCCCCAGATCCTGGAACACGCTGCCCTGCTGCTCCGGCACCCGCTGCTCGACGAGGGTACGCGCCTCCTCGGTGTGCAGGTTCTGCACGCCCTTGAGTTCGATCTTGCCGATGCGGACCATGGTCAGAACCCCACCCGGGTGACCAGACCGCGCGCGCGGTCCAGCGTGTGGCGCACCCGGCGTACCCGCAACGGCCCGCACCCCGCCAGCAGGCGCGTGGCCGGGTGCTGCGCGGGCAGGCGCTCCAGTTCGATGGTGTCGCCCGGCTGGATCGCGGGGGCAGCAAATACGTCCAAGTAGCCACGCACCGATCGGGCTGCCAGCGCCCGCATGCGGTTGTCCGCAGCCGCCTGTACCGCCTCACCGCTGCGCAGCGCGCCGTCGATGAGCTGCAACGGGGCGTCGCCAAGCTTGCCGCTGGTGATCTGGCCACGCTGGCCCAGCGCCGCCTTGCCGGCCACGCCGGCCAGATCGGTCGTCAGCCAGTGCGCCTTGTCTGCACCCTTGGCGCTGGCTGCGCCCTCGCCCCAGGCCTCGACGCTGTCGAAGGCCGGTGTTGCCGGCTGCAGCGCCAGCGCGATCACGGTCTCGCCGTAGCGGAACCGGTGCGTGTTCCCTGCCGTGGTGGCGGCCAGCACCTGCACCGCCCCCTGGCCATCGCAAAACGGGATCGCGCCAGCGAGGCCCGCCAGGCGCTGCACATGCGCGAGCACCGACGGGGCAGGATGGACCGCGTATTGGGCCAGCTCCGGCCCGGTAGCGACCTGACCGGCCTTGGCGCCGACCTTCTGCAGTAGATCCTTGATGATGAAATCCGCGCTGACGCTCTCGTAGGAAGCGGCCAGCCGCACGCGGGACAGCAGGGCGAGCGCATCCCAGGCCTCGATGCGCTCGCTGGCAGCGCCAAGGCGAACCTGCCCAGCCGTTCCGGTGTAGACGGTGGTGGCACCATCGCCGGTATTGAGACTGACCGAGACCGCGTCGCCTGCCGCCACCGGCGCATCCTCGCCGGCCGCGAATTCGATCAGGCACACGCCACCGGCCGCATCGAGGTCGATATCGACCACCAGGCTCAGCAGCTGGCGATCGCCGCGGTCGCGGCCGCTGCTGGCGCGGTAACTGCCCACCTTCACGCTGTAATCGGTACGTTGCTGGCTGGCGCTCATACATCCAGCCCCTGTCGCCGTGCCGCATCACGCAGCCACTCGGCCAGCGCCTCGCGCAGCGCTTCCGGATCGTCGGCGAGCTGCGGCGTGCCGCCACCAACCGCGACGTTGACATTGAAATGGTTGTTCACGCGGGCCGCCGGCTCGGCAGGCTGCTCATCGCTGGAGGCAACACCGCGAGCCTCGCCCACATCGAGCTCGGCCATGGTCAGGCCATAGGCCCGATCGAGCATCGGCTCGACCGCCCGCCCGACCCGCCGCAGCGTCTGTTCCGCTCCCCTGCTGAGCGTGTTTTCCGCCGTCGTCGGCATGGCAGCCGAAGCGGCAACGGGTTCGGGCTTGCGGGGCAACCACACGCCGGGCAACTCGGCGCGACCCGCAGCGCGCATTGCTTGCGCCAGCGCTGTCGAGCTGGCGGGTTGGAGGTGTTCAACAGCGGCAGCAACGCCGTGTACAGGCTCAAGCGCGTGCCGGCGCCCGGCGGGCAGAACGCGATCGGTGGGTAGAAAAGGTACCGTCGATGATTGCGCTGGCGGCTTGCTGGCGTTGGGCGCTTGAAACTCCGGCGCTTGAGCCTGACTGACCGAAGCTGGCGCGAGCGGCAAACCCGGCGTTGCGTCGCCTCCACCAAGCGCTTCAATGGGCGCCGATTCGCCATCGCGAAACGCCAGCTTGATGCCGGCTGCCGGGGGCAATGCCGGGACAACGTCGCTGCCTTGAGCGCCATGTGAGACGATTCCGGGCGCTGCTGCCGTTTGCACCGCCGCTGCCAGCAGCTGCGGCGCCAGCGGCGTGACGCGCCCTCGGGCATCGATATGCACCGCCACCTGCGCGCCGCGAGTGGGTGCCGCAACGACCGGAGCTTGCGTGCGATGGTGCATGCCCGCTTCGCTTGTCGAAGCCGGCACAGTCGAGGTCGGCGTATCGATGGCCGATGAGGGAGCGGCTGTGGCAGGTACTGCGTGAATCGGCACTGCAGTGCCTGCATGTGTTGCGGCCGATGGCGCTGCCAAGTACGGCGCGGCCCCCGGCCTTGCGCTGGCGGCAGGTACAGCAGGCACGCCATGTTCATCCGGCTCGGCAGCCTCCTCGAAGGCGTCTGCCTCCGGTTCGAACGCCAGGCCCAGCTGGCGGCTGGCCTCCTGCAACGACGAGACCAAGGGCCGCAGCAATCGGGCGCCCAGATGTTCCAGCTCGAAGCTCACGATGGATCGTCCTCGATCTGGATCACGAAGGCATCCGGGTGATCAGCGAGGCGCGGCTTGCGCGACGCAGATGCACGCGGTGCCGGTTCGGGCCTCTCGACCACGGCCATCAGCTGCAACAAGCGCTCGATCTCCACCGCCGGCGCCGCCCATACCTGGCTCGGTGTCCAGCCCAGTGCGCGGCAGGCGCGCAGCGTGCGCAGTGCCGTCTCCCGCGCAACCGGGCCTGCCGCCAGCAAGGCACGGTCTTCCTCGGCCACCACGTTCAGCGCCACGGTGGCATCGAAGAGGCGCCGCGTCGCAGCGGCATGCAAGGTGTCGATGGCCTGAGGCGGGGCAAGCTCCTGCACGGTGGCCCGGGTCATGCGGTCCAGGTAGCCGACGGCATCGAACCAGGCACCGTCCTCGTCGCTGTCGATCAGGCATTCGGCCAACGCCTGGCCGCGCTCGCCCTCGCTCCACGGCTGCAGGCGCGCAGCAGTGCCATCCAAATCGAGCCAACCGGCCTCGGCTGGGTTCACGGCGGGCTCATCGGCCCCACTGGCCCACCACAGCGCAATGGCGGCAAGTTCCTGCTGACGCGCCACCGGCACGTCCGAGCCTGCCAGCACGGCCTCGGCAAAGCCGGCGTGATCGAGCGTGGCGCCTTGCAGCGAGACGGTGACGCAGGATCGCAAGGCAGCCAGGTGCGCGGCGTAGGTCCACGGCTGCAGCGTGTAGCACTCGCCTTCCGAGCTGGTGATCGCCAGCGCGCTGGCGCCGCCCTGATGTTGCAAGGACCAGGCCGATCCGGCCACCTCCACCACGGCTTATTCCTCGCGGATGCGGGTCGCGGTGAAGACGTACTGGGTCAGCACAGTGCCGCCGGCGCCGATGGCGAAGTCCTTGGATTCGATGTAGCAATCGTCGAACGACAGCGTGCGCTTGGGCGAATCGGCCGCGTCGTCCTTCTTCAGGTTGGCGACCAGCTGGAACTTGGCCTGCAGCTCCAGGTGGCTGTCGAGCTTGTAGTTGGCCGAACGCACGGCCAGCTCACCCTGCACGGTGCGCAGGCCAAAGCTGACGCCGATGCGCTCGGCGCTGCCGACGGCGCGGATGTCCTCGCGCTCGGTGACGACGCGGAAAGCCAGCGACTGCAGGCCTTCGATGGCCTCGCCGTCGACCAGCACGTTGCTGCGGTTCGCGGAGAATACGGTGGGCATGATTCAAACCTCGAGTGGGGCGGCGCTCGGTGAGGTCGGCGCCTGCCTGCGGAAACGGGGAACGATGGATGATCAGGCGTTGCCGATCATGTCTGCACCAGCACCGTCGCGTAGATGTAGTCGATGGCGCGTACCGGCCGGACCGCGAGGTCGACGCGGACGATGCCCTTGGCGAAATCGTCCTGGCTGGAATACACGTTGACCTTGAAGGCCGGATCACTGCCGTCGGTCGACGGCACGATGGCGCCTTCCTTCTGCATCTGCACCAGGAACTCGACCAGTTTCTGTTTCAGCGCGCCACGGCCTTCCTCGTTGTTGAGTCGGCCGATGAACAGCTCACCGATCACCTTGATGCCGCGCACGGCATGGTCGGCCACGCGACGCACGCTGATCTGGTCGCCATCGGTGGTCAGGCCGCGCACCACGATGATGCCGCGACCGCGCTGGCTGACCACCGGCACCACATTGCGCTTGAGCAGCTCCTGCTGCAGCTCGACCGACAGCGCCGGTGCGGGCTCCGGCAGCGCAGCCAGCCGCTTGAAGGTAGGCGACTGGAAGTAATCGAGGCTACCGAGCGTGCCGGCCACCGCGCCAACCACGCCAGCCGGAGCCACCAGCACAAAACGGTCGGACACCAGGGTGGCGGTGAGCTTCTCGGCAGCGGTTTTGACGCCCGCTGCGTTGACGCCCGGCACCTGGCCCAGGCCGATCCGGCCCTGGCTCAGTGCGGACATGCGATCGCAGTGCGCGATCACGTCGCTGTAGATGCGGGCCAGCCGGGTCAGGTCACTCTGGTCCTGCACCGAGACCAGCACCATGTCGACATCGGGCTCGTTCTCCAGCAGTGCCAGCGCGGCACGATACTGCTCGGCACTCGCATCCTTGCCATCGGCCAGCGTAAACGAGGCGGGCTCGGCTGCGGCCTTGGGCTCCTTGAGCTTGTCCGCGTCCTCGACCACCCGCAGCAGCTGCGATTGCTGCGCCAGCACCTTCTGCACATTGCGAGCCTGGGCGGAACCGACGGAGAGATTGCGGTGCACTTCCTTGTATTCGGTCCCCGGCAGGCTGATCGTGAGATCGATCAGCAGCTGGGTGACGGCCTTGCCCGCCGCATCCTTTTCCTCGGTCTCGACGCTACGGGTCACCAGTTGCACCAGCGCGCCATTGGCCCACGGGCCGGGCGCGCGTGCCTGCAGCGTGAATGCGGTACCAGATGAAGCGGGGATCTTGACGCTGGCGGCGGTGGCACCGGTCACCGGGCTGACCACCAACTCGAATACGCCGTTGGACAGGGCGGGCGACGCCTCCGGCATGGCGAAGGCGGCCGCGGGGCCTGCCGATTCGATGAAGGAACGCCAGCTGGCGGCACGGGCAACACCACGCACGGCGCCCTTGTCGTCCAGCTCGGCCACGCCCACCAGACCCAGCACGCCGGACGGCGCCAGCTGCGGTGCCAGCACCTCCTTGACTACCTTGACCTCTACACCCGGGATGATCAGCGTCATAACCGCCCTCTCCTCACGTTCATCTGCTCAACGTCCGACGGGACGCCGACCGTGCATCGGAATGCATACGCGCGAGTTTATAAATTCAAAAGACATATTTTTCAAGTAATTTACCGAACGCTGATATTAATTTTTTGCTTCGTTGACTTATAAGTCGGCAAGTGATTACAGCTATCCGGCAAACTGAGGGACACTGCCGCGTAGCCGCGTGAGGGGATACCGATGGCCGGAAATGGCCAATCAGCTAGGGCGGCGCCGAAAGCTGCGCCAGACAGAAACTGAAGGATAGTGTCAGCGAGTGGCTTGAATCGAGGTGACTGCGCCCCGTCGCTCGACCTTCCCCGACGACCAGAACCCTTGGATAAAGCTTCGGCTTCATCGGGTCGGCGAGTTCGAATAGCCTGTCGCTAGCTTGCAACGCGGTACAGCACCGGTCGAAGGCGGCGCGGGTCAGCCAAGCCGGACCGGCTGCAGGACAGGGGTGCTGGTCTGTGGGAAATCACGAAGAGACTGGGCATATCACCGCGCCGGGCGATCAATCCGATCTGCAGCGTGCCGTTGGCGAGCGCAATGCTGTCCCGGGCAGGCGGGCAGCTAGCCCTCGTGGCGAAATCGACGGGCCGAAAACGCCACTTGATGAAGAACGGGCCGACCCCCAGCAGGTCGGCCCCATCGTACATGGCTACGTCGATATCGAACGACGGTGATCTAGCGGATGGCGCCGAAACGCCAGCTCATCCGCCCATCGTCATTACACGATGGCGCCAGCAAAGGCGTCGATCATCGGTTGGATGCGGGCGCCCTTGAGCTTGAGCGCGGCCTGGTTGACGATCAGCCGGCTGGAGATATCGCGGATATGCTCGACCGCGACCAAGTCGTTGGCCTTGAGCGTGCCGCCGGTCGACACCAGGTCGACGATGGCGTCGGCCAGGCCCACCAGCGGCGCCAGTTCCATCGAACCATAGAGCTTGATCAGGTCGACGTGCACGCCCTTGCCGGCGAAATGCTCGCGCGCCTGCTCGGTGTACTTGGTGGCGATGCGCAAGCGGGCGCCCTGCTGAACGGCACCGGCGTAGTCGAAGCCGTTGCGCACAGCCACCATCAGCTGGCACTTGGCGATCTCGAGATCGAGCGGCTGGTACAGACCAGCACCACCGTGTTCGATCAACACGTCGCGCCCGGCCACGCCGAGGTCGGCCGCGCCGTATTGCACGTAGGTGGGCACATCGGTGGCGCGCACGATGATGAGCCGCACGTCGTCGTGGTTGGTGCCGATGATGAGCTTGCGGCTGGCTTCCGGATCCTCGTTCGGCACGACGCCGGCAGCGGCCAGCAGCGGCAGCGTTTCCTCGAAGATGCGGCCTTTGGAAAGCGCGATGGTAATCATGGACAGGGCTGCTTATTTGAAGAGTTTCAGCGTCACCGGATACTTGGACCGCCAGCCATTGATGGCCTTGGCCGCTTCCCACAGCGCGAACATGGCCGAGCCGATGGCCACCCACCAGATCGGGAACAACGAACCGATGCTGCCGCTGGTGATCATGGCAATCACGTAGAGGCAGCCCATCAGCAGCTGGAAGTTGCAGGCCTGCACGGCATGCTGCTCGACGAATTCCGAATGCACGCGGGCAAACTGCAGCGTGAGGAAGGGAATCAGCAGCGCCAGCACCGGCATCGGCAGGTAGGGAATCCAAAAGAGGCCTGCCAGATGGGCCAGTACGGCAAAACCCTTCTCAGCCTGGGTCGGCGGCTTGGGCTTGCCGTCGGCATCGTCGCCGGCGGGCTTGGGGTTCAGCGTCAGCATCAGCGGATCCGCTCGATCTGCGCACCGATGCCGGCGAGCTTGGCCTCGATGTGCTCGTAGCCGCGATCGAGGTGGTAGATGCGGTCGACGATGGTTTCGCCATCGGCAATCAGGCCGGCGATCACGAGGCAGGCAGAGGCGCGCAGGTCGGTTGCCATCACGGTGGCGCCGGAGAGCTTCTCCACGCCGGTGACGACGGCATTGTGGCCGTCGACCTTGATATTGGCACCCATGCGCGCCAGCTCAGGCGCGTGCATGAAGCGGTTCTCGAAAATGGTCTCGGTGATCACCGCCGTGCCTTCGGCCACCGCATTAAGCAGCGTGAACTGCGCCTGCATGTCGGTCGGGAATGCCGGGTATTCCAGCGTGCGGATGTCGACCGCCTTGGGGCGCGATTTCATGTCGAGCGCGATCCAGTCGTCGCCCGCCTCGACATGGGCACCGGCCTCGACCAGCTTGTCGAGCACGGCGCCGAGGATGTCGGCGCGCGTATTGCGGCAGACAATGCGGCCGCGCGCGGCGGCGGCAGCCACCAGGAAAGTACCGGTCTCGATGCGGTCCGGCACGATGGCGTGCTCGGCACCATGCAGTGCCTTCACGCCTTCGATGGTGATGGTGTCCGAACCATGGCCGCTGATCTTGGCGCCCATCTTGATCAGGCACTCGGCCAGATCGACCACCTCGGGCTCGCGCGCGGCGTTCTCCAGGATGGTGGTACCTTCGGCCAGCACCGCCGCCATCATCAGGTTCTCGGTGCCGGTCACCGTGATCATGTCCGAGCGGAAACGCGCGCCTTTCAGCTTGCCGCGCGCCTTCACATAGCCGTGCTCGATCACGATCTCGGCGCCCATAGCCTGCAGGCCCTTGATGTGCTGATCGACCGGACGGGCGCCGATGGCGCAGCCACCGGGCAGTGACACCTGTGCCTCGCCGAAGCGCGCCAGCGTCGGGCCCAGCACCAGGATGGACGCACGCATGGTCTTGACCAGCTCGTACGGCGCGATGGTGCTGGTCACCGGGTTGGCAGTGATTTCGTACTCGTGGACATTGTCGGTCATCACCCGCACGCCCATGCCCTGCAGCAGCTTCTGCGTGGTCTTCACGTCCGCCAGCTGCGGCACGTTGGTGAGCCGCAGCGTATCGGCCGTCAACAGGCTCGCGCACAGGATGGGCAGGGCGGCGTTCTTGGCGCCGGAAATGGTGATGTCGCCGGCGAGCGGCGCGCCGCCGGTGATTTTGAGCTTGTCCATCGCAATCTTTCTTTCAAATCAAAGGCCCGCGCTGCGTGGCGGGCTGCACGCGCCCACTGGCGGGCGATGGCCGGCATTATCGCGCGTAAGCGACCTGCCGTGGGGGCTGGTTCAGAAGAATTTGACGTAGGCCCAGACGAGCAGCGCAATCACGATGGGCAGGTTGGCCAATGCCATCAACCGACTCGCACTGCGCTTGTTCTCTGGCGAACGCGCAGCACGCTTTGCGGCTTCGATCCGAGCCCGCTCGGCCTCGATGGCGGCAAGGCCAAAGCGCTCGCTATCCCTCACGGCTGCGCCTCTTGCGGGGTGCGCGTGGCACGCAGGCTGAGCGCATGCAGTTCGCCCGAATCGAAATGCGCCTTGAGCTTGTCCTTCACCAGGCGGTGACGATCGAGCAACTTGAGCCCCTCAAAGGCCGAGGAAACGATGGTGGCGTAGAAGTGGCTGCCATCGCCTTCCACTTCCACGTAGGTACAGGGCAGCGCTGCTTCGATCAACGCCTTGACGCTTTCAGTCTTCATTTTGCAAATCAGTGTCTTATCTTGTAGCCGGATTTTATCAGCCAGTATGCCCAGCCGGCGAGCAGCAGGAAAAAGCCCGAGACCACCGCCAGCGAGAACCATGGGTTCACGTCGCCCTGACCGAAAAAGCCGTAGCGGAAGCCATCGATCATGTAGAACACCGGATTCCAGTGCGAAACCGCCTGCCAGAACGGCGGCAGGCTATGGATCGAGTAGAACACGCCGGAGAGAAAGGTGAGCGGCATGATCAGGAAGTTCTGGAACGCCGCCAGCTGGTCGAACTTCTCTGCCCAGATACCGGCGATCAACCCCAGGATGGCCATCACGCCACAGCCCAGCGCCGCGAACACGACGATCCACAGCGGATGGGTGAATGGCGGCACGGCGAACCATAGCGTGACCGCCAGCACACCAGCGCCGACGATCAACCCACGCACCACGGCGGCCAGCACATAGGCGGCGAAGAATTCGAAGTGCGACAACGGTGGCAGCAGGATGAAAACCAGATTGCCGGTGATCTTTGATTGAATCAGGCTGGAGCTGGTGTTGGAGAACGCGTTCTGCAGCATGCTCATCATCGCCAACCCGGGAATCAGGAAAGCGGTGTAGCGCACGCCGGGATACGGTTGCACATGCGCATCAAGCACATGGGCAAAGATCAGCAGGTACAACAGGCCCGTGAGCACGGGCGCGGCCACGGTCTGGAATGCCACCTTCCAGAATCGCAGCAGCTCCTTGATGAACAATGTGGTGAAGCCGGTCATGCAGCCTCCCGCATCGTGGCGACGAAGATGTCTTCCAGATCCGGCTTGCTGACTTCGAGATCGCGGATCGACAAGCCGGATGCCTGCACGGCGAGCAGGATGCCCGGCAGTGCATCAGGATCGGCCAGCCGCAACTCGAAGCCGTCGTCCCGCTCAGCCACCAGCAGCGGCTTCAAGGTGTCCGGCAACTGCGCAGGCTTCACCCGCAGGAACACGCTGCGCGCCTTGTTGCGCTTCATCAGCGCCGCCTTGTCCTCCAGCGCGATCAGCCGGCCCTGCTTGAGCATGGCGATGCGGTTGCACAGCGTCTCGGCTTCCTCGAGGTAGTGCGTGGTCAGCACGATGGTGTGGCCATCGGCGTTCAGCTTCTGGATGAAGGCCCATAGCGTCTGCCGCAGCTCGACATCGACCCCGGCGGTGGGCTCGTCGAGCACGATCACGGGCGGGCGGTGCACCAGCGCCTGCGCCACCATCACCCGGCGCTTCATGCCACCGGAGAGCTGCCGCATATTGCTGTGCGCTTTGGCGGTGAGGCCAAGATTGGCCAGTATCTCGTCGATCCAGTCGTCGTTGCGCTTGATGCCGAAATAGCCGGACTGAAACTGCAGCGTTTCGCGCACGGTGAAGAAGGGGTCGAACACCAGCTCCTGCGGCACGATGCCGACGGCGCGGCGCGCGGCGCGATAGTCGCTGGCCACGTCGTGCCCCATTACCGACACCTGGCCCGACGTGGCCTGTGCCAGCCCGCCCAGGATGGAGATCAGCGTGGTTTTGCCGGCACCATTGGGGCCCAGCAGCGCGAAGAAATCGCCCAGCTCGACGGCGAAGCTGACTCCCGAGAGGGCCTCGAACGCGCCGTAGCGCTTGACCACGTGATCAAAGACGATGGCGCTCATTGCACCTCCAACGTGCCGTCTTCCTCTTCATCACCGATGCTGAAGCGCGCGCCACCACGGTCGGACTTGGGCGGCGCCGAAGCAGGCTGCGAAGCACCGTCCGCCACCGGGGCGGACGCGCTGTCGGCGGCCGGCGCTGCCGCATCGGTCGGACCAGGATCAAAGCTGTCGTCCGCGTCATCGGGCTCGCCCAAGGGCAGCGGATACGGCGGATTGCCGTCGTGGATCTTGCTCCAGCGGCGCTGCAGATAACCGTCACGGATGTATGCGTATTCGTCGGGCTGCGTCGCCAGCAGATCGCTGATAGGCAGGACATCCGCGCGGGCATCGACG
This region of Chitinolyticbacter meiyuanensis genomic DNA includes:
- a CDS encoding ABC transporter ATP-binding protein is translated as MSAIVFDHVVKRYGAFEALSGVSFAVELGDFFALLGPNGAGKTTLISILGGLAQATSGQVSVMGHDVASDYRAARRAVGIVPQELVFDPFFTVRETLQFQSGYFGIKRNDDWIDEILANLGLTAKAHSNMRQLSGGMKRRVMVAQALVHRPPVIVLDEPTAGVDVELRQTLWAFIQKLNADGHTIVLTTHYLEEAETLCNRIAMLKQGRLIALEDKAALMKRNKARSVFLRVKPAQLPDTLKPLLVAERDDGFELRLADPDALPGILLAVQASGLSIRDLEVSKPDLEDIFVATMREAA
- a CDS encoding BolA family protein, translating into MKTESVKALIEAALPCTYVEVEGDGSHFYATIVSSAFEGLKLLDRHRLVKDKLKAHFDSGELHALSLRATRTPQEAQP
- a CDS encoding ABC transporter permease, giving the protein MTGFTTLFIKELLRFWKVAFQTVAAPVLTGLLYLLIFAHVLDAHVQPYPGVRYTAFLIPGLAMMSMLQNAFSNTSSSLIQSKITGNLVFILLPPLSHFEFFAAYVLAAVVRGLIVGAGVLAVTLWFAVPPFTHPLWIVVFAALGCGVMAILGLIAGIWAEKFDQLAAFQNFLIMPLTFLSGVFYSIHSLPPFWQAVSHWNPVFYMIDGFRYGFFGQGDVNPWFSLAVVSGFFLLLAGWAYWLIKSGYKIRH
- the murA gene encoding UDP-N-acetylglucosamine 1-carboxyvinyltransferase — encoded protein: MDKLKITGGAPLAGDITISGAKNAALPILCASLLTADTLRLTNVPQLADVKTTQKLLQGMGVRVMTDNVHEYEITANPVTSTIAPYELVKTMRASILVLGPTLARFGEAQVSLPGGCAIGARPVDQHIKGLQAMGAEIVIEHGYVKARGKLKGARFRSDMITVTGTENLMMAAVLAEGTTILENAAREPEVVDLAECLIKMGAKISGHGSDTITIEGVKALHGAEHAIVPDRIETGTFLVAAAAARGRIVCRNTRADILGAVLDKLVEAGAHVEAGDDWIALDMKSRPKAVDIRTLEYPAFPTDMQAQFTLLNAVAEGTAVITETIFENRFMHAPELARMGANIKVDGHNAVVTGVEKLSGATVMATDLRASACLVIAGLIADGETIVDRIYHLDRGYEHIEAKLAGIGAQIERIR
- a CDS encoding DUF4870 domain-containing protein, yielding MLTLNPKPAGDDADGKPKPPTQAEKGFAVLAHLAGLFWIPYLPMPVLALLIPFLTLQFARVHSEFVEQHAVQACNFQLLMGCLYVIAMITSGSIGSLFPIWWVAIGSAMFALWEAAKAINGWRSKYPVTLKLFK